The following are encoded together in the Salvia hispanica cultivar TCC Black 2014 chromosome 6, UniMelb_Shisp_WGS_1.0, whole genome shotgun sequence genome:
- the LOC125197298 gene encoding probable linoleate 9S-lipoxygenase 5, producing MLKGMVETVRGKNGEEKKKIKGRVVLMKKNVLDFNDLGASLLDRLHELVGKTVTLHLISSLHSHSSGNKLKGKVGKGAELERWITTITSLTPEDSAYDVTFDYEEDIGIPGAFLITNSHHTEFFLKTLTLEAVPGHEHAPIHFVCNSWVYPSHKYDSARVFFANQPYLPSQTPPPLVPYREEELAILRGGGDGTRELREWDRVYDYAYYNDLADPDSGQDSARPVLGGSSRYPYPRRGRTGRPPTKTDPNTESRIPLLMSLNIYVPRDERFGHLKLSDFLGYGLKSIFQFLLPEFTDLCASLSNEFESFEDALEIYEGGFKLPEGPLLKNLYDNVPLELLKQILPRDDEGLFKYPVPDIIKEDKTAWRTDEEFAREMVAGMNPVIISRLQEFPPKSNLDPQLYGNQSSMITWDHIKNGVDGLTLEKVLEKNRLFILSHHDSLMPYLRRINSTTTKMYATRTLLFLQNDGSLRPLAIELSLPHPDGDEHGAVSQVYTPAQDGIEGSIWQLAKAYVGVSDSGVHQLISHWLHTHAVIEPVVIATNRQLSVMHPIHKLLYPHFRSTMNINAFARQILINAGGILEATVFPARYAMELSSFIYKDWNFPDQALPADLLKRGMAVEDPDSPHGIRLVMEDYPYAVDGLQIWSAINTWVDDYCNLYYPSDEAVVDDTELQSWWKELREEGHGDKKDAPWWPKMQTRKDLIDSCTIIIWIASALHAALNFGQYAYGGYMPNRPTVSRQFMPEPGSEDYELLKTDPDRVFFKTITARLQTLLGVALIELLSRHSSDELYLGQRDTPVWTKDAEALAAFERFGKELGGVERKIMEMNGDEKWKNRVGPTKLPYTLMYPTSEEGMTGRGIPNSTSI from the exons atgttgAAAGGCATGGTGGAGACGGTGAGGGGGAAAAATGgggaagagaagaagaagataaaaggAAGAGTAGTGTTGATGAAGAAGAATGTTCTCGATTTCAACGATTTAGGAGCATCTCTTCTCGATCGTCTTCACGAATTGGTCGGTAAAACTGTTACTCTTCATCTCATCAGCTCCCTCCATTCTCACTCTTCAg GAAACAAGCTGAAGGGGAAGGTGGGAAAAGGAGCAGAGCTAGAAAGATGGATCACAACAATCACATCTCTGACACCAGAAGATTCAGCATACGACGTCACATTCGACTACGAAGAAGACATCGGAATCCCGGGCGCATTCCTCATCACCAACTCCCACCACACCGAATTCTTCctcaaaaccctaaccctcgAGGCCGTCCCCGGCCACGAACACGCCCCCATCCACTTCGTCTGCAACTCCTGGGTCTACCCTTCCCACAAGTACGACTCCGCCCGCGTCTTCTTCGCCAATCAGCCCTATCTCCCCTCGCAAACCCCGCCCCCGCTCGTGCCGTACCGAGAGGAGGAGCTCGCTATCCTGCGTGGAGGTGGAGATGGGACCCGCGAGTTGCGGGAGTGGGATAGAGTGTATGACTATGCTTATTATAATGATTTGGCGGATCCGGATAGCGGCCAGGATTCTGCCCGGCCCGTTCTTGGCGGATCCTCGCGATATCCGTATCCGCGTAGAGGGAGAACGGGAAGGCCTCCTACTAAAACAG ATCCCAATACGGAGAGTAGGATACCATTGCTTATGAGCTTGAACATCTACGTTCCAAGAGACGAGCGTTTTGGGCATCTGAAGCTGTCTGATTTTCTTGGTTATGGCCTCAAATCTATCTTCCAGTTCCTTCTGCCTGAGTTTACGGACTTGTGTGCCAGCCTCAGCAACGAGTTCGAGAGTTTTGAAGACGCTCTTGAAATCTATGAGGGAGGCTTCAAGCTGCCAGAGGGGCCTCTGCTCAAGAACCTATATGATAATGTCCCTTTGGAGCTGCTCAAGCAGATTCTTCCTAGAGATGATGAGGGCCTCTTCAAGTATCCGGTGCCCGATATCATCAAAG AGGACAAGACTGCGTGGAGAACTGATGAAGAGTTTGCACGAGAGATGGTAGCAGGGATGAACCCTGTCATAATTAGTCGTCTGCAG GAGTTTCCTCCCAAGAGCAATCTTGACCCTCAACTTTACGGGAACCAGAGTAGTATGATAACGTGGGATCATATCAAGAATGGAGTGGACGGGCTCACACTTGAAAAG GTGTTGGAGAAGAATCGGTTGTTCATACTGAGCCATCACGACTCGTTGATGCCGTATCTGAGGAGGATCAACAGCACCACCACGAAAATGTACGCCACGAGGACTCTACTTTTCTTGCAAAACGATGGGAGTTTGAGGCCTTTGGCGATTGAGCTCAGCCTCCCACATCCTGATGGGGATGAGCACGGAGCCGTGAGTCAGGTGTATACTCCTGCTCAAGACGGTATTGAGGGTTCGATTTGGCAGCTGGCTAAGGCCTATGTTGGAGTTAGTGATTCGGGAGTTCATCAGCTCATCAGCCATTG GTTGCATACACATGCTGTGATAGAGCCAGTGGTGATTGCAACAAATAGACAACTGAGCGTGATGCACCCCATTCATAAGCTTTTGTATCCTCACTTCCGCTCCACGATGAACATCAATGCTTTCGCGCGACAAATCTTGATCAACGCCGGAGGAATTCTTGAGGCAACTGTCTTCCCTGCTCGATACGCCATGGAGTTGTCTTCCTTTATCTACAAGGACTGGAATTTCCCCGATCAGGCACTCCCAGCTGATCTACTCAAGAG AGGCATGGCTGTGGAGGATCCAGACTCCCCGCACGGGATCCGCCTTGTGATGGAGGACTATCCATACGCGGTAGATGGCCTCCAAATCTGGTCCGCCATAAACACGTGGGTCGATGACTACTGTAACCTGTACTATCCATCAGACGAGGCTGTGGTGGACGACACAGAGCTACAATCATGGTGGAAGGAGCTCCGGGAGGAAGGGCATGGCGACAAGAAGGACGCGCCATGGTGGCCCAAAATGCAGACGCGCAAAGACCTCATCGACAGCTGCACCATCATAATATGGATAGCATCAGCGTTGCACGCGGCGCTCAACTTCGGGCAGTACGCGTACGGCGGGTACATGCCCAACCGTCCCACTGTGAGCCGGCAGTTCATGCCCGAGCCTGGCAGCGAGGACTACGAGTTGCTGAAGACAGACCCCGACAGGGTGTTCTTCAAGACCATCACCGCAAGGCTGCAGACGCTGCTGGGCGTTGCGCTGATTGAGCTCCTGTCGAGGCATTCCTCGGATGAGTTATATCTCGGGCAGAGGGACACCCCGGTGTGGACCAAGGATGCGGAGGCGCTGGCGGCGTTTGAGAGGTTTGGGAAGGAGTTGGGTGGGGTGGAGAGGAAGATCATGGAGATGAATGGAGATGAGAAGTGGAAGAATAGAGTTGGGCCTACGAAGCTGCCTTACACGTTGATGTATCCTACGAGTGAAGAGGGAATGACTGGTAGAGGGATTCCTAATAGTACCTCTATTTGA